Sequence from the Chloroflexota bacterium genome:
GGCTGGCCGGGAGCGCATCCTGGCCGATATGACCCCCCGCCAGGTCGAGAGCTACACCGAGGCGAACGCCGGGGAGACGGCGGAAAAGCTAGCAGCTATCCGCGCCTTCCTCGCCTATGCCAACAAGTCCGGCATCACCTCCACCAACCTTGGGGTCCACCTGAAGGCCAAAAAGGTGAGCGTCAAGGCCTCTCCGGCAAAGGAGACCAGGCTCGTCCAGAGCGCCCAGATCACTAAAGAAGGCCATGAAAAGGCCGTAGCGGAGCTGGAGGAGCTGAAGGGCCAGCGCGTCGTCATCGCCGATGAGATAAGGAAGGCCATGGCGGACAAGGATTTCCGGGAGAACGCCCCCCTGGACGCCGCCCGCGACAAACAAGGCCACCTGGAAGCGCGCATCCGCGAGCTGGAGCACATCCTCCGCCACGCCGTTACGATAGAAGAGGCGGTCCAGGCCAACGGCAGGTCGGACGCCGAAGGGCGCTGCCGCGTCGGCAGCAAGATCGTCGTCCAAGACCTCACCTTCAATGAAGAAGTTATCTACCACATCGTCCACCCCAACGAAGTGAACCTCCGCCTGGGGAAGATCTCGGCGGAATCGCCCACGGGCCGCGCCTTCCTCGATAAGCGCGCCGGCGAAGTGGTGCAAGTCACCGCCCCCGGCGGCGTCCACAACTACCGCATCCAACGGATCGAATAAGCCCCGCGCTCCCCCTGCGATGAGCATCCTTACACCCACAACCCGGCTGAACGCATGACCGCCCGATCGGCGAGCATGCGGAGGCCCTTCACCTGGATCGCCCTGGCGGTGGCGATCGCCGTTCCCGGATTTGTCCTCCGGCTGACCCATTTCACCCACACGCCCGGCTTCGAGGCCGTTCTCTTCGGCGTCGCCATCCTGGGCGCCGCCTTCCTCCTGGGCGCGGCAGGCGAGCTGGCCGAGCTGGAGATCTCGGCGGGCCTGGCCCTCGCGGCGGTCGCCCTCATCGCTGTGCTCCCCGAATACGCCGTGGACATGGTCTTCGCCTGGAAGGCCGCCGACGATCCCCAGTACGCCCACTTCGCCGCGGCCAACATGACGGGCGCCAACCGGCTCCTCATCGGCATCGGCTGGTCCGCCGTCATCCTGATCTTCTGGTTCAAGCGCCGCCACCGGCCCCTGGTGCTGGCCACGAGCCACTCGGTGGAGCTCGCATTCCTCCTGGCGGCCACGGCTTGGGCCTTCACTATCTTCATCCGCAGCTTGTTCCGCGATGGCTCCCTCAATATCATTGACGTCATCGTCTTTGTCTCGCTCTTCTGCGGCTATCTCTACTTCACCTCCCGGAGCGAAAAGAAAGAGGGCCATACCATCAGCGGCCCCATGGCGCCCCTGGCCGATCTGCCGAAGCGGAAGCGGCGCATCTTGATCCTCGCCCTCTTCGTCATCCCGGCGGCGGCGATCTTGGCCGTGGCGGAGCCCTTCGCGGAGAGCCTGGTGGAGACGGGAGAGCACCTTGGGATAGACGAGTTCATCCTGGTCCAGTGGCTCGCCCCCCTGGCGTCAGAGGCGCCGGAGATGGGCGTGGCGCTGATGTTCGCCTTCCGAGGCATGGGCGCCATGGGCTTGGGCGTCCTGGTCTCCTCCAAGGTGAACCAGTGGACGCTCCTGGTGGGAACCCTGCCCATCGTCTATAGCATCAACAAGGGCGGCGTCTCTGAACTGCCCCTGGACAACCGGCAGAACTTCGAGTTCCTCTTGACCTCCGCCCAGTCCCTCTTCGCGGTGCTGCTGCTCGTCTCACTGCGCATCAACTGGCGCGGCGGTTTGCTGCTCCTCTTCCTCTTTGTCTCGCAGATAGTCACGGCGCTGGTTGTGGAAGAGACGGTGGGGGACGAGCGCTTGACCACCGTCCTCGGAATCTTCGCCGTTGTCTATATCGCGGCGGCGATTCTCGTGCTGACCAGCGGCGGCCAGCGGCGGGCCCTCGTGGGCCTCTTCCCCAGGGCGCTGCGGCAGCTGCGCCAGAGCGTCGCCGCCACGGCATCCAGCCACGGCTGACGATCAGTGGGCGTGGCGCTCGCCGCCTGCATCTGCGGGCGGGCTTGCTCCGCTATCGCTATGGCTGTTGAGCTTGTGCTCCAGCACCGGCGCCGGATCGTACGGTCCCAGACGTCCTCCCCAGCCTCCGCCTTTTCGGCCATCTCGCGGAAGTCCGACCCTGCTTCGCCGAGCTCGTTCGCCGTGCGTCGCGACCAGGCCGCCTGCCTCGCCTTATCGCGACCCTCGTAACGGCCCATCAGGCGGCTGCGGACCAGGTCCTGGATCGCGCGCCGCGTCCCTTTCGCGATGACCACCCGGGAGATCTTGCGCCGGAGGTTCCTCCCCTGGCAATGGGAGCAGGCGGGATGGAGCCTCTCGTGCACGCTCCTGGTGAAGATCCTCGAGACCTTGCGGCAATCGCTGCAGATGCATTCGTAGACGGGCATGGGCGACCTCGGACGGATGCCGTGAAATTGTATAAAGTAGGAGCGGGCATGAATGCAAGCGGGAGGCGAGCGGCGTGAACGACCCTCTGGAGCCATCGCCCTACGACGACTTCGCCTGGATCTACAGCAAGTATTGGGGGCCCGGCGCCGTCGCCCTGGAGATGCCGGCGCTGGAGCGCCTGCTGCTGCGTGATTTTCCCCCAGGCGCAAAGGTGCTGGACGTCTGCTGCGGCTCCGGGCAGATCGCCGGTCGGCTCATCGAGCGCGGCTTCAGCGTCACCGGCGTGGACAGCTCCCAGATGATGTTGATGTACGCCGCCGAAAACGCGCCCCTGGGCGATTTCCTCCTGGCGGACGCCCGCGATTTCACCCTTGACCACCAGTGCGCCGCCGCCATCTCCACCTTCGAGAGCCTGAACCACATGCCCTCCCTGGAGGACCTGCGGAGACTCTTCGCCTGCGTCCACAGGGCCCTCGTCCCCGGCGGGACGTTCTACTTCGACCTGAATACGGACGAGGGCCTTCGCGCCAGGTGGAACGGCGAGATGACGATCCACGATGAGGGGCGAACGTGGCGCATCCGCCTGGGCTATTCGCCCGAGACGTGGACGGGGCGCATGCACATCACCGTGAGCCGAGGCGATGCCGCGACGCCCGAGCGCGCCTTCGATATCTTCGAGCGGCATTTCCCCGGCGACGATGTGCGCCGTGCCCTGGCGGAGGCTGGCTTTGTTGAGGTGCGGACCTTCAACTCCCAGCGCGATCTTGGCCTGGACGCCATCGGCATTGACTATTACGTGTGCAAGAAGAGGGCGTAGGCTTGCACGCAACCCACACGGCGTAGGCCCGTTCGTCGTGGCGATTACCATTGCCGCTCCTCAGGGTGACAGAGGGGGACCTCTCCCGGTCCTTGTCGTGTCCCTTGTTCCAGTTGTGGGTGGTTTGTGTTTTTCTCCTTTTCGTTTGTTGATTCGTTTCGAGGTGTCGCGGTGGGAGGCGTTGTGCGGACGGTCTAGGGGAGGGACGTGGACGAGATTTGCGAGCGTTTAACGTAGCAGTTCCCACTGCTACAGGATGGGCAGGCCCACTGCTCCGAGGTTTGTAGGGATACAGGGTTGGCGCTCGGAGCTTCCTCGGCGACGCTGGTGTCAGCCGGTCACGCTCGCGGTGAGCCTACGGGTATGTAGCCGTCATGCCTCCTCGCCCGCCCCGCTCACGGGCGGGACGCGCATCGCTCCGCTATCCGACCGACCGCTTATCGCGACACCTCTACTACCACCGACGTTTCGCGCAAGCCTTGCTCAGACTGCAACGGCACGCCTCCTAGGCGCGGCGCACCGCGACCGCCCGCACAACGCCGGACAAAGAAAAAGGGAAGGCATGACTGCGTTGGGCGCACGGCCGCGC
This genomic interval carries:
- a CDS encoding sodium:calcium antiporter yields the protein MRRPFTWIALAVAIAVPGFVLRLTHFTHTPGFEAVLFGVAILGAAFLLGAAGELAELEISAGLALAAVALIAVLPEYAVDMVFAWKAADDPQYAHFAAANMTGANRLLIGIGWSAVILIFWFKRRHRPLVLATSHSVELAFLLAATAWAFTIFIRSLFRDGSLNIIDVIVFVSLFCGYLYFTSRSEKKEGHTISGPMAPLADLPKRKRRILILALFVIPAAAILAVAEPFAESLVETGEHLGIDEFILVQWLAPLASEAPEMGVALMFAFRGMGAMGLGVLVSSKVNQWTLLVGTLPIVYSINKGGVSELPLDNRQNFEFLLTSAQSLFAVLLLVSLRINWRGGLLLLFLFVSQIVTALVVEETVGDERLTTVLGIFAVVYIAAAILVLTSGGQRRALVGLFPRALRQLRQSVAATASSHG
- a CDS encoding class I SAM-dependent methyltransferase, with the translated sequence MNDPLEPSPYDDFAWIYSKYWGPGAVALEMPALERLLLRDFPPGAKVLDVCCGSGQIAGRLIERGFSVTGVDSSQMMLMYAAENAPLGDFLLADARDFTLDHQCAAAISTFESLNHMPSLEDLRRLFACVHRALVPGGTFYFDLNTDEGLRARWNGEMTIHDEGRTWRIRLGYSPETWTGRMHITVSRGDAATPERAFDIFERHFPGDDVRRALAEAGFVEVRTFNSQRDLGLDAIGIDYYVCKKRA
- a CDS encoding transcription elongation factor GreA; the protein is MMTFARAAIHGAPFTWYADALSRRHSEEARPMPDAEKLTISEAVTRFLATSQAQKKPEYPQQIQKFLRWAGRERILADMTPRQVESYTEANAGETAEKLAAIRAFLAYANKSGITSTNLGVHLKAKKVSVKASPAKETRLVQSAQITKEGHEKAVAELEELKGQRVVIADEIRKAMADKDFRENAPLDAARDKQGHLEARIRELEHILRHAVTIEEAVQANGRSDAEGRCRVGSKIVVQDLTFNEEVIYHIVHPNEVNLRLGKISAESPTGRAFLDKRAGEVVQVTAPGGVHNYRIQRIE